Proteins from a genomic interval of Ferrovibrio terrae:
- the gcvPB gene encoding aminomethyl-transferring glycine dehydrogenase subunit GcvPB — protein MNRQGRTTTPHAAANSAVTGTITGNRGLQMEEALIFEIGEDGRTGVDLPDAPNVKDRLGGLKRQGKIGLPGLSEPQVIRHFVRLSQKNYSIDAGLYPLGSCTMKHNPRLNEKMARLPGLGDVHPLQPVSTVQGALEVIDQLAGWLKTLTGMPAVAMSPAAGAHGELCGLMAIRAALKARGDVRKRILAPESAHGTNPATAALCGYTVDPIPATADGRVDLDALQAKLGPDVAAIMLTNPNTCGLFERDIKKVADMVHAAGAFFYCDGANFNAIVGKVRPGDLGIDAMHINLHKTFSTPHGGGGPGSGPVVLSDSLKDFVPVPYVVHGKNGLELVENGDAKSFGRMKSFHGQMGMFIRALAYMMSHGADGLKRVAEDSVLSANYVLASLKDVMSPSFEGPCMHEALFDDRFLKDTGVTTLDFAKAMIDEGYHPMTVYFPLVVHGAMLIEPTESESKDSVDAFVTTLRGLAEKAKAGGENVAMFQAAPQLTPRRRLDETRAARAPVLRWKPGSNGAPIDKAAAE, from the coding sequence ATGAACCGCCAGGGACGCACCACCACGCCGCATGCCGCTGCCAACAGCGCCGTCACCGGCACCATCACCGGCAATCGCGGCCTGCAGATGGAAGAAGCGCTGATCTTCGAGATCGGCGAAGATGGCCGCACCGGCGTCGACCTGCCCGACGCACCCAATGTGAAAGACCGCCTCGGCGGCCTGAAGCGCCAGGGCAAGATCGGCCTGCCAGGCCTCTCCGAGCCGCAGGTGATCCGCCATTTCGTGCGGCTGAGCCAGAAGAACTACTCCATCGATGCCGGCCTGTATCCGCTCGGCTCCTGCACGATGAAGCACAATCCGCGCCTCAACGAGAAGATGGCGCGCCTGCCGGGCCTCGGCGACGTGCATCCGCTGCAGCCGGTCTCGACCGTGCAGGGCGCACTGGAGGTGATCGACCAGCTCGCCGGCTGGCTCAAGACGCTGACCGGCATGCCGGCAGTGGCGATGTCCCCCGCGGCCGGTGCGCATGGCGAACTCTGCGGCCTCATGGCGATCCGCGCGGCCTTGAAAGCCCGCGGCGACGTGCGCAAACGCATCCTGGCGCCTGAGTCCGCGCATGGCACCAATCCGGCGACCGCTGCGCTCTGCGGCTACACAGTCGATCCGATCCCGGCCACCGCCGACGGCCGCGTCGACCTCGACGCCCTGCAGGCCAAGCTCGGCCCGGATGTGGCGGCGATCATGCTGACCAATCCGAATACCTGCGGCTTGTTCGAACGCGACATCAAAAAGGTCGCCGACATGGTGCATGCGGCCGGCGCCTTCTTCTACTGCGACGGCGCCAATTTCAACGCCATCGTTGGCAAGGTGCGGCCGGGCGATCTCGGCATCGACGCCATGCATATCAACCTGCACAAGACCTTCTCGACGCCGCACGGCGGCGGCGGTCCGGGTTCGGGTCCTGTCGTGCTGTCGGACTCGCTGAAGGACTTCGTGCCGGTGCCCTATGTCGTTCACGGCAAGAATGGCCTTGAGCTGGTGGAAAACGGCGATGCCAAGAGCTTTGGCCGCATGAAGAGCTTCCATGGCCAGATGGGCATGTTCATCCGGGCGCTCGCCTACATGATGAGCCATGGCGCCGACGGCCTGAAGCGGGTGGCGGAGGACAGCGTGCTGTCGGCCAACTACGTACTGGCCAGCCTCAAGGATGTAATGAGCCCGAGCTTCGAGGGCCCCTGCATGCACGAGGCGCTGTTCGACGACCGCTTCCTGAAGGATACCGGCGTCACCACGCTGGATTTCGCCAAGGCGATGATCGACGAGGGCTACCATCCGATGACGGTCTATTTCCCCCTCGTCGTGCATGGCGCCATGCTGATCGAGCCGACCGAAAGCGAGAGCAAGGACAGCGTGGACGCCTTCGTGACCACGCTGCGCGGCCTGGCCGAAAAGGCCAAGGCCGGCGGCGAGAATGTGGCGATGTTCCAGGCCGCCCCGCAGCTCACGCCGCGCCGGCGCCTGGATGAAACCCGCGCCGCCCGCGCGCCGGTGCTGCGCTGGAAGCCGGGCAGCAACGGCGCGCCGATTGATAAGGCCGCGGCGGAGTAA
- the ccrA gene encoding crotonyl-CoA carboxylase/reductase → MSNAGGSVVTLATSNGAPAGQAAAPAKGALKDLYEVGEIPPVGHVPKQMYGWAIRRERHGPPEESMQLEVLPTPEIDADEVLILVMAAGVNYNGVWAGLGVPISPFDVHKAEYHIAGSDASGIVYKVGRRVKRWKIGDEVIVHCNQDDGDDEECNGGDPMNSPTQRIWGYETPDGSFAQFARVQSRQLMPRPKHLTWEESACYTLTLATAYRMLFGHRPHILRPGHNVLVWGAAGGLGSMAIQLIAISGANAIGIISDESKRDFVMSLGAKGVINRNDFDCWGQLPPVMDTEKYGEYMKKCRAFGKAIWDITGKGNDVDFVFEHPGEQTFPVSCFVVKRGGMVVFCAGTTGFNITFDARFVWMRQKRIQGSHFANLLQASQANQLVIERRLDPCMSEVFSWADIPRAHTKMWKNQHKPGNMAVLVSAKVPGLRTIEDAIEAGNS, encoded by the coding sequence ATGTCGAATGCGGGTGGATCGGTTGTCACGCTGGCGACCAGCAACGGAGCCCCGGCCGGTCAAGCTGCAGCGCCTGCCAAGGGCGCGCTGAAGGACCTTTACGAGGTCGGCGAGATTCCGCCGGTCGGCCATGTGCCGAAGCAGATGTATGGCTGGGCGATCCGCCGCGAGCGCCATGGGCCGCCGGAAGAGTCGATGCAGCTGGAAGTGCTGCCCACGCCCGAGATCGATGCCGACGAGGTGCTGATCCTCGTGATGGCTGCGGGCGTGAACTACAACGGCGTCTGGGCTGGCCTGGGCGTGCCGATTTCGCCCTTCGACGTGCACAAGGCCGAATATCACATTGCCGGTTCGGATGCTTCGGGCATCGTTTACAAGGTCGGCCGCCGCGTGAAGCGCTGGAAGATCGGCGATGAAGTCATTGTCCACTGCAACCAGGATGACGGCGACGACGAGGAGTGCAACGGCGGCGACCCGATGAATTCGCCGACCCAGCGCATCTGGGGCTACGAAACCCCGGATGGCAGCTTCGCGCAGTTCGCCCGCGTGCAGTCGCGCCAGCTGATGCCGCGTCCCAAGCATCTCACCTGGGAAGAAAGCGCCTGCTACACGCTGACGCTCGCCACCGCCTATCGCATGCTGTTCGGTCATCGCCCGCACATCCTGCGGCCGGGCCACAACGTGCTGGTCTGGGGCGCCGCCGGCGGCCTCGGCTCGATGGCGATCCAGCTGATCGCCATTTCCGGCGCCAATGCCATCGGCATCATCTCGGATGAATCGAAGCGCGATTTCGTCATGAGCCTGGGCGCCAAGGGCGTGATCAACCGTAACGACTTCGATTGCTGGGGCCAGCTGCCGCCGGTGATGGATACCGAGAAATACGGCGAGTACATGAAGAAGTGCCGTGCTTTCGGCAAGGCGATCTGGGACATCACCGGCAAGGGCAACGATGTCGATTTCGTTTTCGAACATCCGGGCGAACAGACTTTCCCGGTCTCCTGTTTCGTGGTGAAGCGCGGCGGCATGGTGGTGTTCTGCGCCGGCACGACGGGCTTCAACATCACCTTCGACGCGCGCTTCGTGTGGATGCGCCAGAAGCGCATCCAGGGCAGCCATTTCGCCAACCTGCTGCAGGCCAGCCAGGCCAACCAGCTGGTGATCGAACGCCGCCTCGATCCCTGCATGTCGGAAGTGTTCAGCTGGGCCGATATCCCGCGCGCCCATACCAAAATGTGGAAGAACCAGCACAAGCCCGGCAACATGGCTGTGCTGGTCAGCGCCAAGGTGCCTGGCCTGCGCACCATTGAGGATGCGATCGAAGCAGGGAATTCATAA
- a CDS encoding AAA family ATPase encodes MTDPNPTDIDRLFDPPLQVAETHVSRIFLSGDRAWKLKKALTLPYLDFATLQQRRAACEREVELNRRTAPELYLGCRAVCRDASGQLSFVGQGEPVEWLIEMRRFPSDATFDHLAAAGKLGAALIEMLADTIAAFHAQAETVDAEATDTVTRTLAFNDAAFERRAPDCLSDAELAAFRAALQTEFERQRPLLATRKAAGRMRHGHGDLHLRNIALIEDRPTLFDCLEFDDGLAEIDTLYDLAFLLMDLLHHGCTDLANRALNRYLEASGDYDGLPLLPLYVALRAAIRCHIAAMTPAGRQDARGYLALAQRALRSEGARLVAVGGYSGTGKTTVARELAAALGGYPWGAVVLRSDVLRKQLQGRALTQRLPPESYTAEASRQTYAALLDGAERLLQAGSSVVLDAVFGRLDERAAVAAAAKSCSVAFGGLWLEAPREVLIRRVAGREGDASDATAAVVHWQLEHLQPPSEVEHAWSAVDAAGDRTATLARARAALPVG; translated from the coding sequence ATGACGGACCCAAATCCGACAGATATCGACCGGCTGTTCGACCCGCCCCTGCAGGTGGCGGAAACCCATGTCTCGCGCATTTTCCTGAGCGGCGACCGCGCCTGGAAGCTGAAAAAGGCACTTACGCTGCCGTATCTCGATTTCGCAACCCTGCAGCAGCGCCGCGCCGCCTGCGAACGCGAGGTCGAGCTGAACCGGCGCACGGCGCCCGAGCTTTATCTTGGCTGCCGCGCGGTCTGTCGCGATGCCTCCGGCCAGCTCAGCTTCGTTGGGCAGGGCGAGCCGGTGGAATGGCTGATCGAGATGCGGCGCTTTCCGTCCGATGCGACCTTCGACCATCTTGCGGCGGCGGGAAAGCTGGGCGCGGCACTGATCGAGATGCTGGCCGACACCATCGCGGCGTTCCATGCGCAAGCCGAAACAGTCGATGCCGAGGCGACAGACACCGTCACCCGCACACTCGCATTCAACGATGCTGCCTTCGAGCGTCGCGCGCCGGATTGCCTGTCCGATGCCGAGTTGGCCGCGTTCCGTGCGGCGTTGCAGACCGAGTTTGAGCGCCAGCGGCCGCTGCTGGCCACGCGCAAGGCGGCAGGCCGCATGCGGCATGGCCATGGCGACCTGCATCTGCGCAACATCGCCCTGATCGAGGACAGGCCGACGCTGTTCGACTGTCTGGAATTCGATGACGGCCTGGCCGAGATCGACACGCTGTATGATCTCGCCTTCCTGCTGATGGACCTGCTGCATCATGGCTGCACCGATCTCGCCAATCGCGCACTGAATCGCTATCTCGAAGCCAGCGGTGACTATGACGGCCTGCCGCTGCTGCCGCTCTATGTCGCGCTGCGCGCTGCCATTCGCTGCCATATCGCCGCGATGACGCCGGCGGGGCGGCAGGACGCGCGCGGCTATCTGGCACTGGCGCAGCGTGCGCTGCGATCCGAAGGCGCGCGTCTGGTGGCGGTGGGCGGCTATTCCGGTACCGGCAAAACCACGGTGGCGCGCGAGCTGGCGGCCGCACTTGGTGGTTATCCCTGGGGCGCGGTGGTGCTGCGCAGCGATGTGCTGCGCAAGCAGCTGCAGGGCCGGGCGCTGACGCAGCGGCTGCCGCCCGAAAGCTATACTGCAGAGGCCAGCCGGCAGACATATGCTGCCCTGCTGGATGGCGCGGAACGCCTGCTGCAGGCCGGCAGCAGCGTCGTGCTGGATGCCGTCTTTGGCCGGCTGGACGAGCGCGCGGCGGTAGCCGCCGCTGCCAAAAGCTGCAGCGTCGCGTTCGGCGGCCTCTGGCTCGAGGCACCCCGCGAGGTGTTGATTCGTCGCGTTGCCGGCCGAGAGGGCGATGCTTCCGATGCCACCGCCGCCGTGGTGCACTGGCAGCTTGAGCATCTGCAGCCGCCATCGGAGGTCGAGCACGCCTGGAGCGCCGTCGATGCAGCCGGCGACCGGACTGCAACGCTGGCGCGGGCACGGGCTGCGCTGCCGGTCGGCTGA
- a CDS encoding sensor histidine kinase — protein sequence MAPRLRQHQVILLEFARVAAQARDMTRLLEIAAEQAARAIGVRHSKVLRYVKERAELVLLAGKGWEVTDTAEMAVLAIDMGSPPGRAFQINAPVLLGNLPADAEFRYHPLLKKHGILSVLNVPVAVNGVVWGVLEVDSTEQDAFSDDDAAFLHTMGFILALAIQHSEIKQQKNKAKEEANARLVQADVMLQEQNHRVKNYFQMIMSLLSLRSLRASNEAQRAEYKDVMERVAAIGLAHDLLMVRGGDSVVEISAYLGALCDNMERSLGEGPKVAREFETRNLRADRIVPIGLILNELLTNCIKYAAIERPDRMIAVRFSVNAVNQEAKLTVQDNGPGMGERRAGSKGLSFVSMLAEQLSGRMDIESSSAGTCVFVSFPLFD from the coding sequence TTGGCCCCACGCCTTCGACAGCATCAGGTTATCCTGCTCGAATTCGCCCGTGTTGCAGCGCAGGCGCGCGATATGACGCGGCTGCTGGAGATTGCCGCGGAGCAGGCGGCGCGTGCGATCGGCGTACGCCATTCCAAGGTGCTGCGCTACGTCAAGGAACGCGCGGAACTGGTGCTGCTGGCCGGAAAAGGCTGGGAGGTCACCGATACTGCAGAGATGGCGGTGCTCGCCATCGATATGGGGTCGCCACCCGGCCGCGCGTTCCAGATCAATGCGCCGGTGCTGCTGGGCAACCTGCCGGCAGACGCCGAATTCCGCTATCACCCGTTGCTGAAAAAGCATGGCATTCTGTCGGTGCTGAATGTTCCGGTCGCCGTCAACGGCGTCGTATGGGGTGTGCTTGAAGTCGACAGTACCGAACAGGATGCCTTCAGCGACGATGATGCCGCCTTTCTTCACACCATGGGTTTCATCCTGGCCCTGGCGATCCAGCACAGCGAGATCAAGCAGCAGAAGAACAAGGCCAAGGAGGAGGCGAATGCGCGGCTGGTGCAGGCCGATGTCATGCTGCAGGAACAGAATCACCGGGTTAAAAACTACTTTCAGATGATCATGTCCCTGCTCAGCCTGCGCAGTCTGCGCGCGAGCAACGAGGCGCAGCGCGCCGAATACAAGGATGTCATGGAGCGCGTGGCCGCCATCGGCCTGGCCCATGACCTGCTGATGGTGCGGGGTGGCGACAGCGTCGTCGAGATCAGCGCTTATCTCGGCGCGCTCTGCGACAACATGGAACGTTCACTGGGTGAGGGCCCGAAAGTGGCGCGCGAATTCGAGACGCGCAACCTGCGCGCCGACCGCATCGTGCCGATCGGCCTGATCCTGAATGAGTTGCTGACCAACTGCATAAAATACGCGGCCATTGAACGGCCGGATCGCATGATTGCCGTGCGCTTCAGTGTCAATGCCGTGAATCAGGAAGCAAAGCTCACGGTGCAGGATAACGGCCCCGGCATGGGCGAGAGGCGGGCAGGTAGCAAGGGGCTGAGCTTCGTGAGCATGCTCGCGGAACAGCTCAGCGGACGCATGGATATCGAAAGCTCCAGCGCTGGCACGTGCGTTTTCGTCAGTTTCCCGCTCTTCGATTGA
- a CDS encoding methylmalonyl-CoA mutase family protein translates to MSATRPTDPTQAEPLRTREKGSDNNREKPWLFRTYSGHSSATASNELYRTNLGRGQTGLSVAFDLPTQTGYDSDHVLARGEVGKVGVPVSHLGDMRVLFDQIPLAQMNTSMTINAPAAWLLALYIAVAEEQGAKRADLNGTVQNDIIKEYLSRGTYIYPPAASMRLITDVIAFTYRELPKWNPTNVCSYHLQEAGATPVQELAYALATAIAVLDAVKDSGQVPPEDFAQAFGRISFFVNAGIRFVTEICKMRAFVDLWEEIGRERYGVTDPKALMFRYGVQVNSLGLTEPQPENNVYRILLEMLAVVLSKKARARAVQLPAWNEALGLPRPWDQQWSLRLQQIVAYETDLLEYGDLFDGNPAIDAKVNELKEAARAELKRIEEMGGAIQAVESGYLKQSLVESNTSRVRGIETGGITVVGVNKFTESAPSPLVGTEGGAIMTVDPASEAEQIERLKEWRAKRDQAAVEAALKNLEAAARDGRNIMEPSIHAAKAGITTGEWAACLRKVFGEYRAPTGVSAASGALSNDGMDDLREEVKAVAKRLGRPLKLLVGKPGLDGHSNGAEQIAVKARDCGMEVVYEGIRLTPEQIVAAALEEGVHLVGLSILSGSHVELATDVIHRMRAEGIGGVPVVVGGIIPPEDEARLKASGIAGVFTPKDYNLTQIMRAIVALVDRSWSKAA, encoded by the coding sequence ATGTCTGCGACTCGCCCGACGGACCCGACTCAGGCCGAACCTCTTCGCACTCGCGAAAAGGGGTCTGACAATAACCGGGAAAAGCCCTGGTTGTTCCGTACCTATTCGGGCCATTCCTCGGCCACGGCCTCGAATGAGCTGTACCGGACCAATCTGGGCCGTGGCCAGACCGGGCTGTCGGTCGCCTTCGACCTGCCGACCCAGACCGGCTACGACAGCGACCATGTGCTGGCGCGCGGCGAAGTGGGCAAGGTCGGCGTGCCGGTCAGCCATCTGGGCGACATGCGGGTGCTGTTCGACCAGATCCCGCTGGCGCAGATGAATACCTCGATGACCATCAATGCGCCGGCTGCCTGGCTGCTGGCGCTCTATATCGCTGTCGCCGAAGAGCAGGGTGCCAAACGCGCCGACCTGAACGGCACGGTGCAGAACGACATCATCAAGGAATATCTGTCGCGCGGCACCTACATCTATCCGCCGGCGGCCTCGATGCGGCTGATCACCGACGTGATCGCTTTCACCTATCGCGAATTGCCCAAGTGGAATCCCACCAACGTCTGCAGCTATCACCTGCAGGAAGCCGGCGCGACGCCGGTGCAGGAACTGGCCTATGCGCTCGCCACCGCGATCGCGGTGCTGGATGCCGTGAAGGACTCGGGCCAGGTGCCGCCGGAAGATTTCGCGCAGGCCTTTGGCCGCATCAGCTTCTTCGTCAATGCCGGCATTCGTTTCGTCACCGAAATCTGCAAGATGCGCGCCTTCGTCGATCTGTGGGAAGAGATCGGTCGCGAGCGCTATGGCGTCACCGATCCCAAGGCGCTGATGTTCCGCTATGGTGTGCAGGTCAATTCGCTCGGCCTGACCGAACCACAGCCGGAAAACAACGTCTACCGCATCCTGCTCGAAATGCTGGCCGTGGTGCTGTCGAAGAAAGCCCGTGCCCGTGCCGTGCAGTTGCCGGCCTGGAATGAGGCACTCGGCCTGCCCCGTCCGTGGGATCAGCAATGGTCGCTGCGCCTGCAGCAGATCGTCGCCTATGAAACCGACCTGCTGGAATACGGCGACCTGTTCGACGGCAATCCGGCCATCGATGCCAAGGTCAACGAGCTGAAAGAGGCCGCGCGCGCCGAACTGAAGCGCATCGAGGAGATGGGCGGCGCGATCCAGGCAGTCGAGAGCGGCTATCTCAAGCAGTCGCTGGTCGAGAGCAATACCAGCCGCGTGCGGGGCATTGAAACCGGCGGTATTACAGTCGTCGGCGTCAACAAGTTCACCGAAAGCGCGCCGTCGCCGCTGGTCGGCACCGAAGGCGGCGCCATCATGACGGTCGATCCGGCGTCGGAAGCCGAGCAGATCGAGCGACTGAAAGAGTGGCGCGCCAAGCGCGACCAGGCAGCCGTCGAGGCTGCGCTGAAGAATCTCGAAGCGGCGGCCCGCGACGGTCGCAATATCATGGAACCCAGCATCCATGCCGCTAAAGCCGGCATCACCACCGGCGAATGGGCGGCATGTTTGCGCAAGGTGTTCGGCGAATATCGCGCCCCGACCGGCGTGTCGGCCGCCAGCGGCGCGCTCAGCAACGACGGCATGGACGACCTGCGCGAGGAAGTGAAGGCCGTCGCGAAACGCCTCGGTCGTCCGCTGAAGCTGCTGGTTGGCAAGCCCGGCCTCGATGGCCATTCCAACGGCGCCGAGCAGATCGCCGTGAAGGCGCGCGATTGCGGCATGGAAGTGGTCTATGAAGGTATCCGCCTGACGCCGGAGCAGATCGTCGCCGCCGCACTGGAAGAAGGCGTGCATCTCGTCGGACTCTCGATCCTGTCGGGCAGCCATGTCGAGCTCGCCACGGATGTGATCCACCGCATGCGCGCCGAGGGCATCGGTGGCGTGCCGGTGGTGGTCGGCGGCATCATCCCGCCTGAAGACGAGGCGCGATTGAAGGCGTCGGGTATTGCCGGGGTCTTTACGCCGAAGGATTACAACCTGACCCAGATCATGCGCGCCATTGTGGCGCTGGTGGACCGCAGCTGGTCAAAAGCGGCCTGA
- a CDS encoding DUF2238 domain-containing protein: MFWLLTALWAAGLLLSSFGPSDRLTWLMEVLPAVIAWPILFYMRPRFRFTDLAMSLITLHGLILMLGGAYTYARVPLGFWLQDWLSLERNPYDRIGHLAQGFVPAIVARELLIRVFRIEGRKLIGFLVVCICLAISAVYELIEWAAALSLGQGADEFLGTQGDQWDTQSDMFMALIGALAALALSRWHDRRMQALRR; this comes from the coding sequence TTGTTCTGGCTTCTCACAGCACTCTGGGCTGCCGGCCTGCTGCTCAGCAGCTTCGGGCCGTCCGATCGCCTGACCTGGCTGATGGAAGTGCTGCCGGCGGTGATCGCCTGGCCGATCCTGTTCTATATGCGGCCGCGTTTCCGCTTCACCGATCTTGCTATGTCGCTGATCACGCTGCATGGCCTGATCCTGATGCTCGGCGGCGCCTATACCTATGCCCGCGTGCCGCTCGGCTTCTGGCTGCAGGATTGGCTGTCGCTGGAGCGCAACCCGTATGACCGCATCGGCCATCTGGCACAGGGTTTCGTGCCGGCGATTGTCGCGCGCGAACTGCTGATCCGCGTCTTCCGCATCGAAGGCCGCAAGCTGATCGGCTTTCTCGTGGTCTGCATTTGCCTGGCGATCAGCGCGGTCTACGAACTGATCGAATGGGCCGCCGCGCTCAGCCTGGGCCAGGGCGCAGACGAATTCCTCGGCACGCAGGGCGACCAGTGGGACACGCAGTCCGACATGTTCATGGCCCTGATCGGCGCACTGGCGGCCTTGGCTCTGTCGCGCTGGCACGACCGGCGGATGCAGGCGCTCCGGCGCTGA
- a CDS encoding ROK family protein, with amino-acid sequence MAASTARQQTRGDGREPEAVALPYHGAADLPHVHVDSYNLELRDAEGFVGDKASGRAFRKLLEEIRKDAKGAAAMASTRDMSKSELDAILTGDDLGAAAIVQGAIEEFAQNLAAVSQRFLRQQSWKGVERIVVGGGLRRSRIGEIAILRAATLLRQADLDVGMVPLSHHPDEAGLLGGLQLLAPDVMRDHDGFVAIDIGGTNIRCGIVTIRRKDRLGDTAKVERLLHWRHRDEKLGREAVLDHLGGMMRELSDRADKKKLRLAPVIAVGCPGVIAGDGWIKRGAQNLPGNWEGEDFNLTEALHERMPRIAGRSISVALHNDAVVQGLSEVFRMRDVKRWAALTIGTGLGNASYTNLPDKARSLARL; translated from the coding sequence GTGGCGGCTTCCACGGCAAGACAGCAGACGCGCGGCGATGGTCGCGAACCCGAAGCAGTGGCGCTGCCCTATCATGGCGCCGCCGACCTGCCGCATGTGCATGTCGATAGCTACAATCTCGAACTGCGCGATGCCGAGGGTTTCGTCGGCGACAAGGCCAGCGGCCGCGCTTTCCGCAAACTGCTGGAAGAGATTCGCAAGGACGCCAAAGGCGCTGCCGCCATGGCCTCGACGCGCGACATGTCGAAATCCGAACTTGATGCCATCCTGACCGGCGACGACCTCGGCGCCGCCGCCATCGTGCAGGGGGCCATCGAGGAATTCGCGCAGAACCTGGCGGCGGTCTCGCAGCGCTTCCTGCGTCAGCAATCCTGGAAGGGCGTGGAGCGCATTGTCGTCGGCGGCGGGCTGCGGCGCAGCCGGATCGGCGAGATCGCCATCCTGCGTGCCGCTACGCTGTTGCGGCAGGCCGACCTCGATGTCGGGATGGTGCCGCTCAGCCACCATCCCGACGAGGCCGGGCTGCTCGGCGGCCTGCAGCTGCTGGCACCCGATGTGATGCGCGACCATGATGGCTTTGTCGCCATCGATATCGGCGGCACGAATATCCGTTGCGGTATCGTCACCATCCGGCGCAAGGACAGGCTGGGTGATACCGCGAAGGTGGAGCGCCTGCTGCACTGGCGCCACCGCGATGAAAAGCTGGGACGCGAGGCGGTGCTGGACCATCTGGGCGGCATGATGCGCGAACTGTCGGATCGCGCGGACAAGAAGAAGCTGCGGCTGGCGCCGGTGATCGCCGTCGGCTGCCCCGGCGTGATCGCCGGCGATGGCTGGATCAAGCGGGGCGCACAGAACCTGCCCGGCAACTGGGAAGGCGAGGATTTCAATCTGACCGAAGCCCTGCATGAGCGCATGCCACGCATCGCCGGACGCAGCATCAGCGTGGCGCTGCATAACGATGCCGTGGTGCAGGGGTTGAGCGAGGTGTTCCGCATGCGCGACGTGAAGCGCTGGGCCGCGCTGACCATTGGTACCGGTCTGGGCAATGCCAGCTATACCAACCTGCCAGATAAAGCCCGAAGCCTAGCGCGACTGTAG
- a CDS encoding VOC family protein, giving the protein MMTRLRPFLMFQEQNAEEAMNFYVSLFPGAKVTDIQRYTAAGPGPEGTVMRADFTVAGQDVICIDSPAKHAFAFTPSFSFFVDCDSEADLRRWHAALAAGGMELMPPNNYGFSQLFTWLQDRFGVSWQLNLP; this is encoded by the coding sequence ATGATGACGCGACTGCGGCCATTCCTGATGTTTCAGGAGCAGAATGCCGAAGAGGCGATGAATTTCTACGTCTCGCTGTTTCCCGGGGCAAAGGTCACCGACATCCAGCGCTATACTGCTGCCGGACCCGGGCCGGAAGGCACGGTGATGCGCGCCGATTTCACCGTTGCCGGACAGGATGTGATCTGCATCGACAGCCCGGCGAAACATGCCTTCGCCTTCACGCCATCGTTTTCATTCTTCGTCGATTGCGACAGCGAGGCCGATCTGCGCCGCTGGCACGCCGCACTGGCGGCCGGCGGCATGGAACTGATGCCCCCTAACAATTACGGCTTCAGCCAGCTTTTCACCTGGCTGCAGGATCGCTTCGGCGTGAGCTGGCAGCTGAATTTGCCGTAA
- a CDS encoding mechanosensitive ion channel family protein, with protein MIDELKWMPDWAASLIILGVAPFLSNLLHRLLFRFVTNWVAHMDLLWRALVARTEGPTRLGFLIAGLSLAASIAPLPPGWGEIVRQVLSVGFIALLGWMALTAFHVWMVVHLRRFKLDTADNLLARKHVTQTRMLQRVMNVLIIVITASIALMTFDSVRQYGVSLLASAGAAGLIVGLALQPVLKNLIAGIQLAITQPIRIDDALIVENEWGNVEEITSTYVVVRLWDWRRLILPLSYFIEKPFQNWTRDNADLIGTVMLYLDHTAPVEAIRARTQEILGASPLWDKRVLAVQVTDFKQTTMEVRILASAGSAPRAFDLRCEIREKIIAFLQQEHPHALPRFRTDTPQGASPDATPGPALQSR; from the coding sequence TTGATCGACGAACTGAAATGGATGCCGGACTGGGCGGCCAGCCTGATCATCCTCGGCGTCGCCCCTTTCCTGTCCAACCTGCTGCATCGCCTGTTGTTCCGCTTCGTCACCAACTGGGTGGCGCATATGGACCTGCTCTGGCGGGCTCTGGTAGCGCGCACCGAAGGCCCGACGCGGCTTGGTTTCCTGATCGCCGGACTCAGCCTGGCTGCCAGCATTGCGCCGCTGCCGCCGGGCTGGGGCGAGATCGTGCGGCAGGTGCTGTCGGTCGGCTTCATCGCGCTGCTGGGCTGGATGGCGCTGACCGCCTTCCATGTCTGGATGGTGGTGCATCTGCGCCGCTTCAAGCTGGATACCGCCGACAACCTGCTGGCACGCAAGCATGTGACACAAACCAGGATGCTGCAGCGCGTGATGAACGTGCTGATCATCGTGATCACCGCTTCGATCGCGCTGATGACCTTCGACAGCGTCCGGCAATACGGTGTCTCGCTGCTCGCCTCGGCCGGCGCGGCCGGTCTGATTGTCGGCCTGGCGCTGCAGCCGGTGCTGAAAAACCTGATCGCCGGCATCCAGCTCGCCATCACCCAGCCGATCCGCATCGACGATGCCCTGATCGTCGAGAATGAGTGGGGCAATGTCGAGGAGATCACCTCGACCTATGTGGTCGTGCGGCTGTGGGACTGGCGCCGGCTGATTTTGCCGCTCAGCTATTTCATCGAAAAGCCGTTCCAGAACTGGACGCGCGACAATGCCGACCTGATCGGCACTGTGATGCTGTATCTCGACCATACCGCGCCGGTCGAGGCGATCCGGGCCAGGACCCAGGAGATTCTCGGCGCGTCGCCGTTATGGGACAAACGGGTGCTGGCGGTGCAGGTGACCGATTTCAAGCAAACGACAATGGAAGTGCGTATCCTGGCCAGCGCCGGTTCGGCGCCGCGCGCCTTTGATCTGCGCTGCGAAATCCGCGAGAAGATCATCGCCTTCCTGCAGCAGGAGCATCCGCATGCCCTGCCACGCTTCCGCACCGACACACCGCAGGGGGCGTCACCGGATGCGACACCCGGCCCGGCACTACAGTCGCGCTAG